The Thermoleophilaceae bacterium genome includes the window GTCGCGGTCCACGAGCTCGCCGAGCGCGCCGGCGGCGCTGCGGCCACTCCGCATCAGCTCGAGCCCGCGCGGTCCGTACGACACCTCCACGAACGACTGGGTGGCCACGGCGCCAATGCCGGGCTCCGCCCACGGCACGACGGGTCCCACGCAGAAGAAGTGGGACTGCACGGCCACACCAAGCTCGCCGGTCTCCGGATCACGGGCGACCAGCGAGTAGGTCATGGCGCGGAGCTTATTCGGACGCGCTGGGCGCTACGGAGATGACGCGGCCGCGGCGGCCGGTCTTGAACTCGACGATGCCCGGGCGCTTGGCGAAGATCGTGTCGTCCTTGCCGATGCCCACGCCGTCGCCGGGGTGGAAGCGGGTGCCGCGCTGGCGGACGATGATCTCGCCGCCGGTGACGGTCTGGCCGGCGAACACCTTCACGCCCAACCGCTGGGCGGCCGAGTCGCGGCCGTTGCGGCTTGAGCCGAGTCCCTTCTTATGAGCCATCCTCGGCCTCCTTCTTCGTCTGGCGCGGCTTCGACGCCCGCGGCTTGGCGGCAGCCTTGGGCTTGGCCTCGGCCTTCGGGGTCTCCTCGGCCTCCTTCGCCTCCTTCACGGCGGAAGAGGCGCGCTGGAGAAGCTTGATGTCCTTGATCTCGATGCGAGTGAGGTCCGCCCGCGCCCCGCTGCGGCGCTTGTAGCCGCGCTTGGGCTTGAACTTGAGCACGTGAACCTTCGGCCCGCGCTCGTGCCCGCTCACGACCGCCTCGACCTTGATCTTCCCGAGGTCGTTGCCCTCGAACACCGTGTCCTTGCCATCGGCGAGCAGCAGCGGATCGAGGGTGAGCTTGTCGCCCTCGGAAGCGCTCATGCGATCAACCACCAACGATTGACCCTTTTCCACGCGGTACTGCTTACCGCCGACTTTGACTACTGCGTACATGAAAAAACCTCGCAAAGAGACGCCCGGGTGGGCGCCGACGCTGGAGTGTAGCCAACGCTAGGGCGTAGGGCATGGGGCATAGAACGACCTCTTCCGATGCCCTATGCCCTATGCCCCAACTACTCTGACGCCGCCTTAGTCCGCCGCCCCCGTCCGCCACGCCGGCCGCGGCTGCGCTTCGGCTTCTCCTCCTCCGCCTGCGGGGCGTCGGCGCCGTTGTCAACGATGGTGGCGGAGGCCGCGGATCGCGTGACTGCCTCAATCCGCACAAGCCTCTTCTCCCCGAGATGCCTCACTCCGCGCGCCACTGAGATCACGTAGCCGTCCACCTTCGCCACGGCGTCGTCCTCGTTGTACATGTGAGGTTCCTCGATGGTCACGAGCACCTCCTCGCCCTCGCGGAAGGGGAGCGCGCGCTCCTCGACCTCGGAGCGGCTGCCCTCGAGGGTGACGGCGAAGTGGTCGATCGGCAGCCCCTCCGAGCCCTCGAAGTGGAAGTGCTTGTGCACCTCCTCCTCGATCTCGAGGAGCGGCGGGCGCCCGGGGCCGCTGAGCAGCACGCCCGACACCCGCGGGTTGAGCTGGATCAGGAAGGCCTCCACGTCCGGCTTCTCGGCCGCCAGCTCGCGCAGCTTGCGCTCCACCTCGATCGCGACCGTCTCCTCGGACAGCACAACCCCGTCGCCGTGGCAGGTGGGGCACGGCTTGGTGAGGATCTCGCGCACGCCGTCGGTCACGTTCTGGCGGGTCATCTCCACGAGCCCGAGCGGCGAGATCTCCATCACGTAGGTCTTGGTGCGGTCCTCGTCGAGCGCCTTGCGCAGCGTCTTCAGCACCGCGTCGCGGTTGCGCGCCCGCGCCATGTCGATGAAGTCGATGACGATGATGCCGCCGATGTCCCGCAGCCTGAGCTGGCGCACGACCTCCTCGGCCGCCTCGAGGTTCGTCTTCGAGATCGTGTCCTCGAGCCGCGCGCCCTTGCCGCGCCCGGTGAAGGAGCCCGAGTTGATGTCGATCACCGTCATCGCCTCGGCGTAGTCGATGATCAGGTAGCCGCCGCTCGGCAGGTCCACGCGCCGGCTCAAAGTGGACTTCATCACCTCGTCGATGCCGAACTTCTCGAACAGCGGCACCTTCCCGTCCTCATACAGCTCGACCCGCGCGACGAGCTCCGGCGCGGTGCGCGTGAGGAACGAGACCAGGCGCTGGTGCGCCTTCTCGTCGTCCACGAGCGCGTCCTCCAGCTGCGAGGAGAAGATGTCGCGCACCACGCGCACGGCGAGGTCGGCCTCCTGGAAGACCATCGCCGGGGCGACCGTCTCCTTGGCGCGCTTCTGAAGGATCTCGTACAGCTTGTGGAGGTACTTGATCTCGCGCTCGAAGTCGGCGCGGTCGGCCCCCCGGGCGGCGGTACGGATGATCGCGCCGCCCTTGCCGAGGTCGAGCTTCGAGGCCTGCTTGCGCAGCCGGTCCCGCTCCTTGTCCTCGAGCCGGCGCGACACGCCCACGCCCTCGCCCTGAGGCACGTATACGAGGTAGCGCCCTGCGATGGAGAGCTGCATCGTGAGGCGCGCGCCCTTCGTCTTCAGCGGGTCCTTCATCACCTGGACGACGATCTCCTGGCCCGGCTTGAGCAGCTCGGTGATCCGCTGCCCCTTGCCGCCGCGGCCGCGGCGCGCGACCTCCACGCCCGGCATCACGATGTCGTCCGCGTGCAGGAACCCGTTCTTGTCGAGGCCGATGTCGACGAAGGCCGCCTCGAGGCCGGGCAGGACGTTGTCGACCTTGCCCTTGTAGATGTTCCCGACTATCGAGCGGCTGCCACGGCGCTCTATGTAGAGCTCTGCGACATGGCTGCCGTTCAGCTCCTCCCTCTTCTGGGAGGCCTTCCCGCCGCCCCGGCGCCTGCCGGACGGCTTCTTATCACCCGATTCACCCCGAGGTGAGGGCTCCCCCTCCGCCTCCAAGATGGCGACTCGGGTTTCGCCACGGTCCACCGTGACGAGTACTCGTTTTCTCAAGATTTCCTCTCATAGAAGTGTCTGTCGGCCTTTGGCCTTAGCGATCTCGCGTGCCTGCACGTGGATCGACTGCAAGAGGCCAATTGCCAGCAATGTGACTATCACAGAGCTGCCGCCGTAACTCATCAAGGGTAGGGGCACCCCCGTAATGGGCATGATTCCCACGGTCATGCCCACATTGACGAAGACCTGGAACATGAGCATCACCACGATGCCTCCCGCTACCAGGCTCCCGTAGAGGTTCTTCGCCATGGTGAGGATACGTAGCCCTCTCCATATCAGGAGGGCGTACAGCGATAAGACGACCGCGGCGCCCACGAAGCCGAACTCCTCCCCCACCACGGAGAACACGAAGTCCGTGTGGTGCTCGGGGATGAAGTCGAGCTTGGTCTGCGTCGCGTTGCCCGCCCCACGACCGGTCTTCTCACCGGAGCCGATCGCGGTTATTGACTGCTTCAGCTGATAGCCCTGCTTGCGCGGGTTGTCCGTGGGATGGGCGAACGCCGTGAGGCGATCCACCTGATACTGCTTGATCACGTGCACCCCGGCCATCGGCGCTAACACGAGCACGGCGGTGACCGCCAACGCTCCGAGCGCGCCGAGCGCCGCGAAGTGCGTCCACTTGGTCCCTGCCACAAACAGGAGGGCCAGCGCTATCGCTATGTACACGAAGCCGCTTCCGAGGTCCGGCTGAGCGATCACGAGCATCGCCGGGATCACGGTGAGAAGCATGATCCTGGCGGTGTTCTCCGCCTCGCCGAGGCGACGCGTCCGATCGACCAGGAAGCCGGCAAGGGCGAGCGTGAGCAGGACCTTGCCGAGCTCCGACGGCTGGAAGTTGAAGAAGGGGAAGTTGATCCAGCGCTTGGACCCGTGGGAGGCGGTGCCGAGCGCCAGGGTCGCAAGGATCGTGAACAGCATGAGCCCGTAGATCCCCCAGCGCCACTCGCGCAGCCGCGAGTAGTCGAACCGCGAGACGATCAGCATGAGCAGCACGCCAACCCCCGCGTACAGCCCCTGGCGGATCACGTAGTAGTACGGGCTGCCCGGGATGTCGCCGCTCGTGGCCGTGTAGATCGTGTAGATCCCCGCGCCACAGAGGCCGAGCGTTCCCAGGAACAGCAGTGGGTCCACCCGGAGCAGCGGAATCGCCCTCGCGGGCCGCTCCTCCTCATGGAACCCCTTGACCGATGCGCCGTATGGAGTGGCGGTCATCTGCTCTTCACCCTAACGAGCGCCCCCTAGAGGGTGCGGCTCGACCCCCTCACGACCTTGTTCTCCTGGCTCTTGATGCCGAACAGCGCAGCCAGGATACGGCGAGCGTCGGGCGCCGCGGCCTGGGCGCCGAAGCCGCCGGTCTCGTCCGTGACCGCCACCACGTACTGCGGGTTGGGGCACGGGGCGAGCAC containing:
- the rodA gene encoding rod shape-determining protein RodA, coding for MTATPYGASVKGFHEEERPARAIPLLRVDPLLFLGTLGLCGAGIYTIYTATSGDIPGSPYYYVIRQGLYAGVGVLLMLIVSRFDYSRLREWRWGIYGLMLFTILATLALGTASHGSKRWINFPFFNFQPSELGKVLLTLALAGFLVDRTRRLGEAENTARIMLLTVIPAMLVIAQPDLGSGFVYIAIALALLFVAGTKWTHFAALGALGALAVTAVLVLAPMAGVHVIKQYQVDRLTAFAHPTDNPRKQGYQLKQSITAIGSGEKTGRGAGNATQTKLDFIPEHHTDFVFSVVGEEFGFVGAAVVLSLYALLIWRGLRILTMAKNLYGSLVAGGIVVMLMFQVFVNVGMTVGIMPITGVPLPLMSYGGSSVIVTLLAIGLLQSIHVQAREIAKAKGRQTLL
- the rplU gene encoding 50S ribosomal protein L21, whose amino-acid sequence is MYAVVKVGGKQYRVEKGQSLVVDRMSASEGDKLTLDPLLLADGKDTVFEGNDLGKIKVEAVVSGHERGPKVHVLKFKPKRGYKRRSGARADLTRIEIKDIKLLQRASSAVKEAKEAEETPKAEAKPKAAAKPRASKPRQTKKEAEDGS
- a CDS encoding Rne/Rng family ribonuclease, which encodes MRKRVLVTVDRGETRVAILEAEGEPSPRGESGDKKPSGRRRGGGKASQKREELNGSHVAELYIERRGSRSIVGNIYKGKVDNVLPGLEAAFVDIGLDKNGFLHADDIVMPGVEVARRGRGGKGQRITELLKPGQEIVVQVMKDPLKTKGARLTMQLSIAGRYLVYVPQGEGVGVSRRLEDKERDRLRKQASKLDLGKGGAIIRTAARGADRADFEREIKYLHKLYEILQKRAKETVAPAMVFQEADLAVRVVRDIFSSQLEDALVDDEKAHQRLVSFLTRTAPELVARVELYEDGKVPLFEKFGIDEVMKSTLSRRVDLPSGGYLIIDYAEAMTVIDINSGSFTGRGKGARLEDTISKTNLEAAEEVVRQLRLRDIGGIIVIDFIDMARARNRDAVLKTLRKALDEDRTKTYVMEISPLGLVEMTRQNVTDGVREILTKPCPTCHGDGVVLSEETVAIEVERKLRELAAEKPDVEAFLIQLNPRVSGVLLSGPGRPPLLEIEEEVHKHFHFEGSEGLPIDHFAVTLEGSRSEVEERALPFREGEEVLVTIEEPHMYNEDDAVAKVDGYVISVARGVRHLGEKRLVRIEAVTRSAASATIVDNGADAPQAEEEKPKRSRGRRGGRGRRTKAASE
- the rpmA gene encoding 50S ribosomal protein L27, whose protein sequence is MAHKKGLGSSRNGRDSAAQRLGVKVFAGQTVTGGEIIVRQRGTRFHPGDGVGIGKDDTIFAKRPGIVEFKTGRRGRVISVAPSASE